A region from the Candidatus Palauibacter australiensis genome encodes:
- the msrA gene encoding peptide-methionine (S)-S-oxide reductase MsrA, whose amino-acid sequence MSERRETATLGGGCFWCLEAVYQLLDGVQGVKSGYAGGHVENPTYEQVCTGRTGHAEVVRVTFDPDTVSFDDLLDVFFTIHDPTTLNRQGADVGTQYRSAIFHESEAQRDAAERKIAEITAAGIWPDAIVTEIAPLETFYPAEAYHDDYLNRNPTQPYCQAVVAPKVAKFRRQHLQRLKRGAGV is encoded by the coding sequence GGCCGTGTATCAGCTTCTGGATGGCGTGCAAGGCGTGAAGTCCGGGTATGCCGGCGGGCATGTCGAGAACCCCACCTACGAGCAGGTATGCACGGGTCGCACGGGGCACGCCGAGGTGGTGCGGGTCACGTTCGATCCGGACACGGTCTCGTTCGACGATCTTCTGGATGTCTTCTTCACGATCCACGATCCGACGACGCTGAACCGGCAGGGCGCGGATGTCGGGACGCAGTATCGCTCTGCGATCTTCCACGAGAGCGAGGCACAGAGGGACGCGGCCGAGCGGAAGATCGCCGAGATCACCGCCGCGGGGATCTGGCCCGATGCCATCGTGACCGAGATCGCGCCGCTGGAGACGTTCTACCCGGCGGAGGCGTACCACGACGACTACCTGAATCGAAACCCCACCCAGCCGTACTGCCAAGCGGTCGTGGCGCCGAAGGTGGCGAAGTTCCGCCGCCAGCACCTGCAGCGGCTGAAGCGCGGAGCGGGCGTCTGA
- a CDS encoding cytochrome P450 → MSEPRIDRFPLGARVRLADLAVDPYPIFASLREAEPVTWVPEIERWFVTRRDDILAVLRDPDLFTTDAPSTIRDMFGVHMMTTEGPTQIRYKRKCLPPFHTSRMKTASLPPLVAEVERLVETMRSAARPADGGRAGRWQAGEVRTGVARPVALHSVLSVLGIPLTETERVNDWYEHFARALANFAGDPDVRAAGKGAADAFGRALAPILEALERDPDGSLLSDLACDHVDPLTAEEIRSNALIILFGGIETTESMIANALWALLSHPEQLPAARASEAALDLAVEETLRWEPAVQSAARHATRDTEIRGVRIAKGEVVHCMLGAANRDPTHFADPDRFDATRRNAGDHLSFAVGRHFCLGAPLARLETRVVLETLWDRCPGLRLDPDRPAAPYGYEFRKPETVWVEWTGTSS, encoded by the coding sequence GTGAGCGAGCCGCGGATCGATCGGTTCCCGCTCGGGGCGCGCGTCCGTCTCGCGGATCTCGCGGTCGACCCCTACCCAATCTTCGCTTCGCTGCGGGAGGCGGAGCCCGTCACCTGGGTGCCCGAAATCGAGCGCTGGTTCGTCACGCGGCGCGACGACATCCTCGCCGTGCTCCGGGACCCCGACCTCTTCACGACGGATGCGCCCTCGACGATCCGCGACATGTTCGGCGTCCACATGATGACGACGGAGGGTCCGACGCAGATCCGCTACAAGCGGAAGTGTCTACCGCCGTTCCACACGTCCCGAATGAAGACGGCTTCGCTCCCGCCCCTGGTGGCCGAGGTCGAGCGCCTGGTGGAGACGATGCGGTCCGCGGCGAGGCCGGCTGACGGCGGACGGGCCGGTCGATGGCAGGCCGGGGAGGTGCGGACGGGCGTGGCGCGACCGGTCGCGCTCCATTCGGTGCTGTCTGTGCTCGGCATCCCCCTGACCGAGACGGAGCGCGTGAACGACTGGTACGAGCACTTCGCCCGCGCGCTGGCGAACTTCGCCGGCGACCCGGACGTGCGTGCGGCCGGCAAGGGGGCGGCGGACGCGTTCGGCCGGGCGCTCGCCCCGATCCTCGAGGCACTCGAACGGGACCCGGACGGCAGCCTCCTCTCCGACCTGGCGTGCGACCACGTCGACCCGCTCACGGCGGAGGAGATCCGTTCCAACGCGCTCATCATCCTCTTCGGCGGGATCGAGACGACCGAGTCGATGATCGCGAACGCCCTGTGGGCGCTGCTCTCGCATCCCGAACAACTCCCGGCGGCGCGTGCGAGCGAGGCCGCCTTGGACCTGGCGGTCGAGGAGACGCTGCGCTGGGAGCCCGCGGTGCAATCGGCGGCCCGCCACGCGACCCGCGACACCGAGATCCGCGGCGTCCGCATCGCAAAGGGCGAGGTGGTGCACTGCATGCTGGGCGCGGCCAACCGGGACCCCACGCACTTCGCCGATCCCGACCGCTTCGACGCGACCCGCCGGAACGCCGGCGACCACCTGTCCTTCGCGGTGGGCCGCCACTTCTGCCTCGGCGCCCCGCTCGCCCGCCTCGAGACGCGCGTCGTGCTCGAAACGCTATGGGACCGATGTCCCGGCCTCCGCCTTGACCCGGACCGCCCTGCCGCCCCCTATGGCTACGAATTCCGGAAACCCGAAACCGTGTGGGTGGAATGGACCGGAACGAGTTCCTGA
- a CDS encoding HNH endonuclease has protein sequence MEQQLTVLLERFGRPRVNHHPDQPYCRLPKDGLWEVPGIEDLPLTRGGTASVPALRETVGGFPDAAYELLRGDPTLVENAVRAVLDAHFPPSLHSDIRGAVGLPDYLHDPARAEDPWTAHGPQVKETTSTARDPRFRRRVLRAYERRCAVCDFDVRIEDQLLGLEAAHIKWHAAGGPDRVPNGLAMCSFHHKALDIGALGLEKKGRDVAVLISSEVNGRSEAVRQLRDLRGVPLRRPQGPELAPDVEFVAWHRREVFREPALGAG, from the coding sequence GTGGAACAACAACTCACGGTTCTGCTTGAGCGCTTCGGGCGTCCGCGCGTGAATCATCATCCAGATCAGCCGTATTGCCGTTTGCCGAAGGACGGACTATGGGAGGTCCCGGGCATTGAAGACCTGCCCCTGACGCGCGGCGGTACCGCATCGGTCCCCGCGCTTCGCGAGACGGTCGGCGGCTTCCCCGACGCCGCATACGAGTTGTTGCGCGGGGACCCGACACTTGTGGAGAACGCGGTACGGGCGGTCCTGGATGCGCATTTCCCTCCCTCGCTGCACTCCGATATCCGGGGTGCGGTGGGCCTTCCCGACTACCTCCACGATCCGGCTCGCGCCGAGGATCCCTGGACAGCCCACGGCCCCCAGGTAAAGGAGACGACGAGCACGGCGCGCGATCCGCGCTTCAGGCGTCGCGTGCTGCGCGCCTATGAGCGTCGCTGCGCCGTCTGCGACTTCGATGTTCGCATCGAGGATCAACTCCTGGGTCTCGAAGCGGCACACATCAAATGGCACGCGGCCGGCGGTCCCGACCGCGTACCCAACGGGCTCGCCATGTGCTCCTTCCACCACAAGGCCCTCGACATCGGTGCCTTGGGGCTGGAAAAGAAGGGACGGGACGTTGCCGTGCTGATCTCCAGCGAAGTCAACGGACGGAGCGAGGCCGTCCGTCAATTGCGCGACCTGCGCGGCGTCCCGCTCCGGCGGCCTCAGGGGCCCGAACTTGCTCCGGACGTGGAATTCGTGGCGTGGCACCGCAGAGAGGTCTTCCGGGAACCCGCCCTCGGAGCGGGCTAG
- a CDS encoding serine hydrolase, producing MMIVRHENRVKGCIARAALVLALATGFACAPAPVAERAAETVYPAAAWERVTDPAAAGFSAEALDAIHPYVEGINTSAVMAVVGGRVLFEHGPVDSLSYLASVRKSILAMLYGNYVEDGTIDLGLTLEDLGMDDVQGLLPIEKRARVLDLVTARSGVYHPASNAGDNLADAPPRGSQEPGTYYLYSNWDFNAAGAVFERLAGRNIYDALETDLAVPLGFEDWDRSIHRKSGDDTRSRNLAYHMVLSTRDMARIGHLMLQSGMWEDARILPDGWAERITSVVTPSEEMNPEGLRGGEFGYGYMWWVWDGPAVPEGFEGAYSGRGAYGQFITVIPSVGMVVAHKTVPDAQTPWSDYMGILTRLVAAHCGADC from the coding sequence ATGATGATCGTGAGACACGAGAACCGCGTCAAAGGGTGCATCGCGCGGGCGGCGCTGGTTCTGGCCCTCGCAACCGGGTTCGCGTGCGCTCCGGCCCCGGTCGCGGAGCGCGCGGCCGAGACGGTCTATCCGGCCGCTGCCTGGGAGCGGGTCACGGATCCGGCCGCCGCCGGGTTCTCGGCCGAGGCGCTGGATGCGATCCACCCCTACGTCGAGGGGATCAACACGTCCGCCGTGATGGCCGTGGTCGGGGGGCGGGTGCTGTTCGAGCACGGACCCGTCGACTCGCTGAGCTATCTCGCCTCGGTGCGGAAGAGCATCCTCGCCATGCTGTACGGCAACTACGTGGAGGACGGCACGATCGATCTCGGGCTCACCCTCGAAGACCTCGGCATGGACGACGTGCAGGGCCTGCTCCCGATCGAGAAGCGCGCCCGTGTCCTCGACCTCGTCACCGCGCGGTCGGGGGTCTATCACCCGGCATCGAACGCGGGGGACAACCTCGCGGACGCGCCGCCGCGCGGCTCGCAGGAACCCGGCACCTACTACCTGTACAGCAACTGGGACTTCAACGCGGCCGGAGCCGTCTTCGAGCGACTCGCCGGTCGCAACATCTACGACGCGCTCGAAACCGACCTCGCGGTGCCGCTGGGGTTCGAGGACTGGGACCGGTCGATCCACCGCAAGTCGGGCGACGACACGCGCTCCCGCAACCTCGCCTACCACATGGTCCTCTCCACGCGGGACATGGCCCGGATCGGCCATCTCATGCTCCAGAGCGGGATGTGGGAGGACGCGCGGATCCTTCCCGACGGGTGGGCCGAACGCATCACGAGCGTGGTCACGCCCTCCGAAGAGATGAATCCGGAGGGGCTGCGGGGCGGCGAGTTCGGCTATGGGTACATGTGGTGGGTGTGGGACGGCCCCGCCGTGCCGGAGGGATTCGAGGGGGCGTACAGCGGGCGTGGCGCCTACGGCCAGTTCATCACGGTGATCCCGTCGGTGGGCATGGTGGTCGCGCACAAGACCGTGCCCGACGCCCAGACGCCGTGGAGCGACTACATGGGCATCCTCACCCGCCTCGTCGCGGCGCACTGCGGCGCCGACTGCTGA